The Peribacillus simplex genome contains the following window.
CAAGGAGGTTATTTGCAGGGGTTCCAAGCAAATAGTTTTTCTAAAATCGGAAGTATTGTTTGTGCTTTAGTTTTCATTATTAGGGCAATTGGTGATTTTAAGTTTGTTGGATTTTTTAAAAAAATTAAACATTCTCAGTTTGCTAGATACGATACTTGGTTCTATAGTCCATTATGTTTATTCTTTTGCTTTGTCTATATCATTCTATTGTTTTAATATGAGTTATAGTTGTCGAGAATAAACTCTGATACTTTGAAAGTGATTGAACTTTTTTATAAAGACCAAACTTAAATATACTGAATAAGAATCTATTTTGATCGATCTTTTTTCAAAATAGATTCTTTTTATTTATCGTAAAATTTGGGTTTTCGAGATATATTTGATTAACCTTTATTTAAAAGCTACTTACGGAATAGCGAAATTTTACAATATGAAAGTTGGAAGATTTGTTGTAGATATTCGTGATAATTTTACAGGGCAATGGGTAGAAGGAAAAAACAACACTTATAGGGGTATCGTCAGGGTAGAGTCAGGAAAATGCGCATTTACAACGCATTTTGATACAAGTCTTATTAGACATTATAAAGCCTAATTTAGAGGTACTTTGAATGTTTCTCAATAGTTTTTACTCTATTGAGATTGTGAAAGTTTCTACTTAAACTAAAGGGGCAGGATAGTTGAAGATGAATGTTACAATAAAAGAAAAATGAAGCAAGGTGATATTATGATTGGAACGTTTTTTAGTTTTTTTGTTATCTTTTTTATTATTGCAAGACTTGTTAGCCTAATGGGTAAGATTAGCTGGATGCCACTGATAAGAACAACTACGAGACAAGATGCAATATTAGCAATAATCTTTTCATTCATTGTTGCTGTTTCAACCCTTAATGGATAAAACACTATTTAGAACTTGTAAAATATCATGTGCGTTAGTTTAAGATCGGGACTGTCTTTAAGGCAGTTTTTTTCTTTATGCAACTATCGGGGCATGTTAGTTCAACAAGCGTTAATTAAGAAACATTCTCATTTCAAATTTATTATTTAGAGCAAGGTTATTCCTTGCTTTTTTCGTGCGCCCGGCATGGGTGCAATCTATAGGGTGGAAGTCCCGAATCATGAAGGCAGTAGTAGTGGTTAGCTTAATGCAAGGGTGTCCACGGTGACGTGGAATCTGAAGGAAGCAAGCGGCAAACCTCCGGTCTGAGGAACACGAACTTCATATAAGGCTAGGTATCATTGGATGAGTTTGCGAAACAAAACAAAGTCCTTACTGCCGAAGGTGGTACAGAGTAAATGAAGCAGATAGATGGAGGGAAAGATTGCACTCTTACCCGGGGAGGTCTGATGACAGCCAAGTACACTTGGTAACCTTTCCAGTGATGGACAGCTGAATCATCAGAAGTCAGCAGAGGTCATAGTACTTGTCTACTCGAGAAGACAAGGAAGGACCGAACAGATTAAGGAGGATGAATACTAGGCGTTCGTTATCTGTGAAGAAGCAAACAATTCCTAACGGAACTTATTTGAAGGAAGAAGTGGTGAATACACGGGGAACTTCAAAAGGGTGGAGCAGATAAAGGCACAAATAGACCATTTATCCACGTAGA
Protein-coding sequences here:
- a CDS encoding DUF3995 domain-containing protein → MKLLLILVAVGLLWFISFLHIYWAFGGRWGSAAVLPVKEGEHKPAFTPRLWGTLFVAILILMASFIIVVQGGYLQGFQANSFSKIGSIVCALVFIIRAIGDFKFVGFFKKIKHSQFARYDTWFYSPLCLFFCFVYIILLF